The DNA window TCATGATGGGCACGGTGGTGCACTGGCTGCGGAACTCGGCGCTGTGAGTGCCGACCACTTGGAATACGTGAACGCCGAGGGGATGGCGGCGATGGCGCAGGCCGGAGTCGTGGCGGGCATTCTCCCCGGCGCAACTATTATTGCGAATCCCCACCAACACCCGCCGGTCGCGGCGTTGCGGGAGGCTGGAGTTCCGATGGCGATCGCGACTGATTTTAATCCCGGGACCTCGCCGACGCTCGATCTCCCACTGTGCGGGACGATCGCGGTGACGTTGCTCGGACTCGATCCCGATCTTGTATTGTTGGGGATGACGCGCGTCGGGGCCCAGGCCCTCAAACTGGCGGAGCACGTGGGGACGATCGAGCCGGGTCGCCGCGCCGATCTCCTGATCCTGCGCGGCGAGAGCGAATACGATCCGCTGTATCGGTTCGGCGCCGATCCGGTGCGGACGATGATTTGCGGTGGCGATGTGGTTGGGGAGTGAAAAGTGCGTATGTGCGTACGTTCGTAGGTGCGTACGTCTGAGGGGGAGCGCAGTGATTCCAGTGGATCCGCTGAGCTTTGTACCGGTCACGCGCGGAGACGATCCGCGGCTGGGAGAATCGGCGCGCTTTCTGGTCGACCGCCACGCGTGTCGACCGGGGGACGTCGTGCTGATCGGGGTGCCGGATGAGCGCGGCATTGTCGTGAATCACGGCCGGCCCGGGGCCAAGGCCGGCCCGCATGCGTTTCGCACTGCGTTCTATCGTCTCCCCGGCAGTTGGCCGTTGTGGGACGCCGGCGACGTGGAGTTAACCGCGTCGAATCGCACGATGCACGACCAATTGGCGACGCTCGTGGCCACGGTGGTGCGACAAGGGGCGTTGCCTATCGTGATCGGCGGCGGACACGACGCCACGTTCGGCGGGATGAAAGGTGTGGTCCAGGCCGTCGGCACGGCCGGTATCATGAATATTGATGCCCATCTCGATCTGCGGCCGGCGGAGCCGCACGGCGATGTCGGGTCGGGGAGCGCGTATCGGCGCTTGATTGAAGACGGCGTGTTGCGCGGTGAACAGCTCGTGGAATGGGGCTATCAACCGCATGCCGTCAGCCAGACGCATCTGCAATGGGCCAAGTTGCATGGCGTGCGACTCTGGAGTTATCCGGAAATTTGCGCCGACGATCCCGCTCGCTGCTTTGCGTCGCTGCTGACCGATCTCGCCGCACGTCATGGGCATGCGGCCGTGTCGCTCGACCTCGACGCGATCGTCTCCCCGGCCGCGCCCGGCGTCAGTGCGCCGGCGCCGTTCGGATTTGCTGCGGAAGCCATCTTGGCCTGTTTGCAACTGGCTGCGCAACAGCCGCAATGGTG is part of the Deltaproteobacteria bacterium genome and encodes:
- a CDS encoding formimidoylglutamase encodes the protein MIPVDPLSFVPVTRGDDPRLGESARFLVDRHACRPGDVVLIGVPDERGIVVNHGRPGAKAGPHAFRTAFYRLPGSWPLWDAGDVELTASNRTMHDQLATLVATVVRQGALPIVIGGGHDATFGGMKGVVQAVGTAGIMNIDAHLDLRPAEPHGDVGSGSAYRRLIEDGVLRGEQLVEWGYQPHAVSQTHLQWAKLHGVRLWSYPEICADDPARCFASLLTDLAARHGHAAVSLDLDAIVSPAAPGVSAPAPFGFAAEAILACLQLAAQQPQWCYLDVMELSPPHDEQGRTARLAAVLVWHVLRVRAEGVVI